One part of the Vicia villosa cultivar HV-30 ecotype Madison, WI linkage group LG6, Vvil1.0, whole genome shotgun sequence genome encodes these proteins:
- the LOC131614035 gene encoding uncharacterized protein LOC131614035, producing MDFITNLPNSFGFTVIWVICDRLTKYIHLIALPTKFTSQDLAHRFAVEIHRLHGTPKSIVSDHDPLFLSNFWKEFFKAQGTKLKYSTAYHPETDGQTEVTNRSVETYLRCFVNDHPRKWFKYLHLAELWYNTSFHSAIQMSPFKALYGREPPNINQCLASEAKGDPLPVLLQVHEQILTQLKENLRKSRVQMEKQANKHRADVTFDVGAWVLLRLQPYRQQTIHKRVSQKLSQRYFGPFQIVKRVGEVAYLLDLPSSSRIHPVVHVSLLRHYHGTYPTTDFCPIPAHKSVSFIQESESETIDLKDDGSALPRTAIVSKVRDVSPSGHSLLKTRKQSVLAEDLEESTSQGLKRSNAERENESISEGELVLNTKQMLFPTSQNSSPKTATCSPSNGQEPLTCGKPCEQYPAVSHSPFSINTPPPKVINSPFSVSPTPHNIFPLPKKDPSRSPPPTFKSQLPSNSPSATRPLRSPSPNQIPSQPLFSPTTSLDPLTIAHNSENATNNLNLEDKVLIGPMSIDKSSNSRPTRVKKRSILLKNFYTY from the coding sequence ATGGACTTCATCACCAATCTTCCAAACTCATTCGGTTTTACGGTGATTTGGGTAATCTGTGACCGCTTGACCAAGTACATCCACCTCATTGCCCTACCCACCAAGTTCACATCTCAGGACTTGGCGCATCGTTTTGCCGTCGAGATTCACCGTTTGCATGGCACTCCCAAGTCCATAGTCTCAGATCATGACCCTTTGTTTCTCAGCAATTTCTGGAAAGAATTTTTTAAAGCACAAGGGACTAAGTTAAAATACAGTACAGCCTACCACCCCGAAACGGATGGTCAAACAGAAGTTACCAATAGATCTGTGGAAACTTACCTTCGTTGCTTTGTCAATGACCACCCTCGCAAATGGTTCAAGTACCTTCATCTGGCTGAACTCTGGTACAATACTTCTTTCCACTCTGCGATTCAAATGTCCCCGTTCAAAGCTTTGTATGGCCGCGAACCACCAAACATCAATCAGTGCCTCGCGAGCGAAGCTAAGGGCGACCCTCTCCCTGTTTTGCtccaagtacatgaacaaatactCACACAGTTAAAAGAGAATCTCAGAAAAAGTAGAGTCCAAATGGAAAAACAGGCAAATAAACACAGAGCTGATGTTACCTTTGATGTGGGAGCCTGGGTTCTCTTACGCCTCCAACCATACCGTCAGCAAACAATCCACAAACGCGTTTCCCAGAAGTTATCCCAAAGATACTTTGGTCCTTTTCAAATTGTTAAACGCGTCGGTGAGGTCGCGTATCTGTTAGATCTGCCATCTTCCTCCCGCATACATCCGGTTGTCCATGTCTCCCTGCTGCGTCACTACCATGGAACATACCCAACAACGGATTTTTGCCCAATACCTGCACACAAAAGCGTTAGTTTCATTCAGGAATCGGAAAGTGAAACAATAGATCTCAAAGATGACGGAAGCGCTCTACCTAGGACGGCTATAGTTTCGAAGGTTCGGGATGTATCTCCTTCAGGTCATAGCTTGCTCAAGACAAGGAAGCAAAGTGTTTTAGCAGAAGATTTAGAAGAAAGTACTTCACAAGGTTTGAAGCGAAGTAATGCAGAGAGAGAAAATGAAAGCATTTCTGAGGGAGAGTTAGTACTTAACACAAAACAAATGTTGTTCCCCACTAGTCAAAACTCCTCTCCTAAGACTGCCACGTGTTCCCCATCTAACGGCCAGGAACCACTCACGTGTGGAAAACCGTGTGAGCAATATCCCGCTGTATCCCACTCCCCTTTTTCTATCAATACTCCACCGCCCAAAGTCATTAATTCACCTTTTTCTGTCTCACCCACTCCACATAATATCTTCCCACTGCCCAAGAAAGACCCTTCTCGGTCTCCACCCCCAACGTTCAAATCTCAACTTCCCTCCAATTCTCCTTCTGCCACGCGTCCGTTGCGGAGTCCTTCCCCAAACCAGATTCCATCCCAGCCCTTATTTTCCCCAACCACTTCCTTGGATCCTCTTACAATTGCCCATAATTCCGAAAATGCCACCAACAActtgaaccttgaggacaaggttctcaTTGGGCCTATGAGTATTGATAAGAGCAGCAATTCAAGGCCCACTAGAGTGAAAAAAAGGTCCATTTTACTTAAGAACTTCTACACTTATTAA